DNA from Magnolia sinica isolate HGM2019 chromosome 19, MsV1, whole genome shotgun sequence:
ccaatctgggagattttcccAGCTCATACCCCAACCACAGTAGAGCCATATGATCAACATTTTGAACCACCAAACATGGGCCCAAATGTACGGAATCCTGCCCATCAGCCCAGCTCAAACCCCATCCACGGTAGACCCATCAGAAACATTTTGGATCACAaaaccatgggcccacatctATGAAATCCTGCACATCAGCAAACTATAGATTTACCAGGTAACAATGACGCCATAATTTCTCACATTTTAATAAACTTAATccaagcaggaaaaaaaaaaaacacgaagaCAGAAATAAAGAAATGATCTCAAGCCAACTCCCATCTCAACATATCATTGAACAAAGATTGCCAAAACTATATGCTCACCATTCTATCGCTGAAAACACTTCTTTCCATCAGTCTGAGAGGTTTAACTCCACCAGCAGATTCTCGTTCCTGCATAACCCTTGTTACAAACACATAATTTTGGAAGGTATAGGCATACCTCTGAGGATCTGCATAGAATGCATCGAGTATGTTGAAGTGATCAGGGCCCACATTCTGCCACTTGGAAATGGGCTCCGGAACCACCTCGACAAGGTCACGTAATTCCAGTGTTTCATTAGCTATCCTCTGAAGGAAAGTAGTCTTTCCAACACTGATATTTCCCTCTACGCAGAACGTTAGCCGTTTCTTCTGGGCAGGCTTCGCATCAGCGTGAGGGCTTTCCTCTTTTAACTCTTCATCCACACTCTCTTTGATGAAAGACGTTATACTCTCCGCATGATTTTTATGAATAATTCCTACTGAACTCTGCAAAAAATCTACCATCTTCTGACTAGACTCTCCAAGAAACTGCCAAGGAGCAAAGCCTCATTAGAAATAGTTATAGCCAGTAGAGGCTAAAGCTAATCTCTGTATGTGTGGTAAAAACCTGTTTGGAAtttaggcccacttgttggaatgGCCAAGCTGTACGAAACATGAAGAGAACAATAATGTGTCCATCCTACCATTGAATTTGAGCGAGCAGTTGTTCAATATGATGTCAGAGTGTAATAAGCCATATCACTAAGCCGTTGCATATGCAGCATACATTTACCCAAACCACATAGGACCCAAAGTAGATTCCACATAACCATGAAATCAGTTAGCTCGGATGATCCTAGGCTCCAATTAAAgggcatctgatatttgaattCCAAATGTCCATCAATTTCCACCAGTTGACAAGCTGGGATCATCCCTACAGTGTGTTTTTCACATTACGGCACATCTACCTTTGGGCCCATGATTTGAACTCTTTGGACTTAGGCACATGTATGCCAAGGTTCATCACAGCTTATCAATGTTTTCTCTTTAGAGACCGCAAACATGTGTGCTAGCGCATCCTGCCATTTTCAACTTGCAGGATGCACCAGATGGCTTGCTCTGCAAAATGCAGCCAAGTTGGGCTTCATTCCACATCACTCTCATTCTGGGGAGCTGCATCCAAGCAAATTATAAGGGAATACCACCATGGAGCTTGCTATGCACACACCACTACATATGCTAGCATGGCGGACAGGTGTGctacccaagccatccatcagaagggacACACTATGTAGATTCTCAATACCAAAAACCAGGTcagtccattcaagtgggccacaattaatTGAATAAATGAACAGTTGCAAAAAATCAGTCAAAGCTTTCTTAGCCAACAACTTATTTCTAACATCACCACACCCCAACTGAATGAACCACAGTTTTTATTTGGTACTCACAtctacatggtgtggtccacctgatgaatgaactGAATATTGCATCATGTACTGCGCTGGCATATGTGGAGCCGTGTGCATAAACCGACTGGTACATACGTGTGGGCTCCCCAAAGCTCTACCATCATATATCTTTTTTTCCAGTCGGCGGAATAACAGCACATCCTCAAGAAATCATGCAAATGGAAGTCTACGAGTGCAGTAGTTAAAGAGAAAGGAATGGAATTGCTTACTTTGTCTTTGTACAGTTGCTTGAGCTCTTCAACACCACCAATACCCTTATCAACCAGCTTCCTCAGATTCCTCGGGCCCACACCCGGAATGGCCAAAAGATCAGGATGATTCCCGGGAAGAGCAGCACCACCACCAGAACCCTTATGTCTCCTCTCCCTCTGCAACTGCTGAGGTGGCAGTGGCTTCCCCTCAGTAACGGATGACAGCGGCGACAGGCCATCTTCTTCCCCCGGCCTACCATCGCAACTGTGCTTCCCTGAATTCTTCAGGCCCTCGGCCACCCAAGATGCCCCGTCGGACCTGCTGTGCAACCAAGCGGACCGGATGGCGGGCCCCGCATCTTTAGAGACCAACCAAGCCCTAGCGGGCCCGCAGTCAAGAGAGGCAACGCAGCGGGAGAGCTTGACCGCTGTCAAGGGAGGCCGTAGAGGGAGGCAGCGGCGGAAAGGCGGAGGAGAGGGGCGGAGATGGGAAGCAGGCATGGGAAAGGAAGGAGGAAGATGGAGCTTGGTACTCGCCCTACGGGAACGCCAAGGTGggggagtgggccccacagaacaaaGAAGGGGACCTGGGCTTCTCCGCCACAGCTTTTGCATCACTGCTGCCGCTGAGCATTTCAGGGTTTTCTTAGAAATGAAATAGCATTGCCTTCTTTCACTCAATGCAGGTTAGATATTTGTGCAAATGCCTGGGACAGCAGGAAGAGGGGCTTGGAAAGAGACGTTACAGATGTTttgaaagaaggaaaagaagggttttagggtttagggttggaAAGGGGTGGAGTCGTGGgtttagggtttttgggttacTATGTGACGGCCTCCTATGAAAGattttcggacgcggatttcctgccctttcgcaggaagttcctgcgcaaggatgctgggtggggcccagtacaatgtatgtgagaaatccattccgtccatccgttttgagatcttATTTTATGTGgagtgacaaaaaatgaggcggaaaaaaactcaagtggatcacacgagaaggaaaattagggaaagaaacttctaccgttgaaatcttcccagtctccaccttgatgtttatatgttatctaaacagtttataaggtcattgtcaatgggattaagtgaaaaaaccaaaaatatagacTGATACAATAATTTTATGGGCAtacgaatgcttcaacggtgctcactgaatgatcACTGTTTCCCCTCGTGTGTCCCATTTTAGTTCTATATACATctaattttttatctcaagtccttaaatgatctcgaaaaacggatggacggattggatttatcaaaaacatgtcggtgcgccccacccagcatccttgcgcaggaacttcctgcgaaaggctttcgcaggaaatccgcgtccaagatTTTCATAGGATGTCCGATAACCAGGACGTGGATATGCCAGTAGTGGAGCGGATTAAGTGTTagccgggtaacaccttagttgGTGTTACCCTtagcatatggggcccaccttgataaattttTTTCATATCCACGCCGGCCATCCGTTTCCTCAGATCATTTAAGAATCTTAAACGAAAAattaagtacatccaaatctttggtggaccacgaCGCTAGAAAAAGTAGTTAACGACCATCAAAATCTTTTTATGAGCCGCAGAAGCTTTGGATGAAGCTAGTCTTTATATTTTCTCTGTATCCTGTTCCGGTGGACCTTATCAACGACAGTAAATATCACAGATATCAAAACCCAATGCAAATATTCTAAAACATAAAAATATCCTTATACATATTTCCATCCTCTATATTTGAGAATGGAGTCATTGTCTTTAAGGGACATTAATCTCGGGCTAACCCAAAAGCATAACGCGAGGTGAGTAATCTTAATTCTCCCAACTCGCTTTGCTGAGCGTACTAATTTTACCACCATCCCAATTAAATAGTAAGGTAATCAaagaaaatatttcaataaaagttAAATAATTCAAGGAATCGTAGAGTATGATTATAAGCATGTGGTCCAATTTCTCCAAAGGTTGATCTCATATAAGGCTTCAGTGGTCAAGATATACAAGATATTTTCAAAAGTTATGATATTGATACAATCCATCAACTTGACACATTTGCTTATATTGTGGAGAATGAGTTTATTTTCTCTTAATGTTCAAACTCTCTAAAAGTTTACTTGGTACACTTTGAGAATTCTAACgataatataattaaataaataacgaATGCCTTATAATACCTTATCTCGATACCTAGTAATGATGGAGGGAAATTTGTTAAAGTATTTCTTTCCAgtgatcctgaatgtttaccattaaggatagagaaattgaaatttgaattaaAAATTGAAACTTCGAAATTTGTTGAGACCGCACTAATAAAAGATAGATTTTTACTATTAATTTGTAGTCTCCGATTCACCATGGTGATTGAGATAAACCCTAAGtgcaaggttgtgatgtagtaataacttggtgagactgaggcTGTACCCTCAAGGACTAATACTGTGATTGCTAAAACACTttaaaactagaactaaaactaacttATGGAATTTGATATGGAATTTGATTTAAGAGTAATGATGcaattgagaaaaaaataaataaaaataaagcactaGAGCGCTAAGGATTTACTTATAGTCAGTCTTAATATTttattcacttgattcaattatataattcaattgaaatcgAAGTCATATATTATTTAGTCGAATAATAGAGcaattaaatcatcattcataaaacCAAAACAAATTTAAACTTCAACTGAATTGGTTCCCATATAAAGTATTAAAGTATTGATTGTACGAAATTTAAAGCATCTATTGTGCTCTTAGTTTATGATTATATcaatgaattttatagatcaatccattacaaaatagataagcaaTCACTCTTAGCTTTCCCGAACATCCGATGTATCTGGAGATaacaatggatcaaaataaactaaaaataaatattcattcaagccaatattaataaattattaaataatcaaaccaattacttgaatcaaagtaaactaagacaTTAAAAACAACTACGAGCTTCACTTCTTGGCCCTAATTAAGAAATTTAGTCaaccaaaaacatgattaaactaaactcaaaagaaaaacaataaaaacTAAATAAGAACCGAATGATTAGAGAAAAAGAAGGACTCTATAGAAGTTCTAGAACTCCTTGCTCTTTCTCTTCTATCTTAATTCATATTTTGGAAGACTAGTTTCAcccttttatatataaaaaattggcACCGTCTTGGAACCAACTTCAAATTTTCGTATTTATGTTACTATTCGGTTGCACCGATTGTATACTTCGATCGCGCCGAATTAGTTTCTCGGTTGTAATCgaaatttttcaaatttattcTAAAGTCTCTGTCTCACGTATGTCGCACTGAACTCTCCTTTGGTGGCACCGAACCAGGCTTTGATCATACCTAAATGTTGAGCCGAATTATTTCTAAAAATCACAGTTTATTACTAGATTGTTTTGTGCATTTTTGGTCTAATCGAATCAACCTCGAGTGAGATCGAAACAACAATTTGTTATTTATGTTGATgtactttgtgattttttttttcagttttttctaTCTTTTGTACTTAGTTTTCTTATATCTTTGGCATTTGAAATATTCATTAATCACCtctaaatctctaaatctttaCTTGGTCATTCTTAgagcattaaatcttctctttaacCATCATTTTAATCTTAGCTCTTTAAATCACTTTGCAAGGCaaaacatatataaataaatcaattaaacacatttatacttataaaaccaatgcgtaataaaagagaaatatacaatatttcacacgcAACACATGTTGTACTAACATTGAAATTTCTTATGCCATAGGTGAATTCTATACAATTTGGCTACCTCAAAATTTTGATCATAGATTTTTGCTGAGGTGTATAAATTTCTATGGACGTTCATGCTCTAGGATATCCAAACTTACTACAAAATAAGCCTTTtgaatgatcttgttgagaagcCTACTGAGATATTGGTCGGATGAGAAAAATGTTTATCAGAATGGGTAGTTTTTCCCTTTGCTTTCTTAGAGTTAATTAATTTCCTTCTTAAAGTTAGTTTGCTTTGTTAGTTTAGCTTGGTTATTGGAACACCAACTGAGAGGAAGTTCACACTAGTGCTTATATGTGTGTCGACTTTTAGGTACTTTCACATTCTCCTCTTTATTTTCGTTGTTCTCATTTTGATCATATAGCATAaatttttacattgaggataatgtagaaaTTAGGTCGGGGTATGGTTTCCTTTGGAATTCTTCAATTTGTGCAAAAAGTGTCTCTTACTCCGAgcatttcaaattttatatatatatatatatatatatatatatatatatatatatatatatatatatatatatatatatatatatatatatcctgagTTTAAGtgattctaaaaataattcagaGATTAGAATGATAAAACACCAATATCGAGGATTTTTAGAGCTtgaattttagttatttgatagatttaaAAGATGAGTTCGAAGTTATTAATTTTATATTGGAAagtttaaacattgattaagtcatgtaattcacatgtcacatctagcttacacattaaagtttctAGTcagatattgaattgttaacttaagGTTATTGAGAATGTTAGGAACCATGCCCAGAAAATTTATCTACCATGTTTACATgaatacacacacatataatatCCAATTAAAAAATAGTTATCATCGAAAAGGGTTACATATTGAAGTGTCCATgaaaacaagaaacaagaaaAGGAATATTTGAAtggacaaagaagaagaaaaagtttgataatagtgtgaaagtcgtcgatgaaaaaatcaaaagttggaagagtAGAAtattgaactataaggcaagttttggttcaagcttttGTTATCCTCaatactcttttgattatcaatattATTACGAAAGTATAGAGCTAAACCTTTGGTCGTGTTAAGTCTAAATTTTACCATACACTCacggaactcaatgtttagaattttttaaatcaatactttgaacttgattaagatatttaccaagtgctagagtttaggtaGAAATTGTGTTATCCATTAATGTACCTTGGATTTCTATAATTCGGATTGTTTTTAAAATTACTTGAGTTTATAGAAACACATTCATTTGGTTTGGAAATATCAtttgcatgttttgcttgggattggcaaaatgctagttgggggtgtgATCAAttataaatattacatattttttccATCAATTGCACTGGTTTTAGTTGCATTCAAGTAGTAAATTAATATAATAAGatatgttttttttatatgtGAAGTAATTTTGAACTTAAAGTTGAATGCATGCTTAAATGGatgatttaaagctcaaaaagaGAATCAATCACAGAggcaatgaagaattggagatttaaaGACTAAAAGATGAAGATTTCAagtaccaaagatctaagaaaaccaatgGCTAAAAATGGAGAAAAGTCCTGAAAATCACAcagttaaataataaaattaacagACTGTTCTGTCCCACTTGAGGTATGTTTGATTTGACTAAAAGTACTAAAGATAGTCTAGCAACAAATAATAATTTTCAAAGTAAATTCGACTCGATTGTTAGGTGCAACCGAAGTAATGATCAATGCCACCGAAGAAAGTTTCGGTATGACCTAAAGGAGATAGAGAGTTCAGACATGTTTTGAAGAAATTCG
Protein-coding regions in this window:
- the LOC131234426 gene encoding uncharacterized protein LOC131234426 translates to MQKLWRRSPGPLLCSVGPTPPPWRSRRASTKLHLPPSFPMPASHLRPSPPPFRRCLPLRPPLTAVKLSRCVASLDCGPARAWLVSKDAGPAIRSAWLHSRSDGASWVAEGLKNSGKHSCDGRPGEEDGLSPLSSVTEGKPLPPQQLQRERRHKGSGGGAALPGNHPDLLAIPGVGPRNLRKLVDKGIGGVEELKQLYKDKFLGESSQKMVDFLQSSVGIIHKNHAESITSFIKESVDEELKEESPHADAKPAQKKRLTFCVEGNISVGKTTFLQRIANETLELRDLVEVVPEPISKWQNVGPDHFNILDAFYADPQRYAYTFQNYVFVTRVMQERESAGGVKPLRLMERSVFSDRMVFVRAVHEAKWMNEMEISIYDSWFDPVVSCMPGLIPDGFIYLRASPDTCHKRLKLRKREEEGGVTLDYLRDLHEKHESWLFPFQGGNHGVLSVSQLPLPMGTSLHPDIRDRVFYLEGDHMHSSIQKVPALVLDCEPNIDFSKDIEAKQQYARQVAEFFEFVKKKKEVPSPNASDDQKGSSQQILMPHKSGMWVPGGNHFPESALKSLDFRRAMSSFLSS